Proteins from a genomic interval of Lelliottia amnigena:
- a CDS encoding Tryptophan synthase beta chain like codes for MKQITFNDLQQQSEQAANSPRLRAHRNIHPELSDPVQRLAIAMEPGTYVRPHRHPHTFELLTPLSGRFLVLNFDDNGTVTHRVVLGEECKVVEMDAGTWHAVLSMDKGGVIFEVKHGGYQPVTEQDSAAWAPAEGEPGTAELMKWYCQTQVGEGGFTL; via the coding sequence ATGAAGCAGATAACGTTTAATGACCTACAGCAACAAAGCGAGCAGGCTGCAAACTCTCCGCGCTTGCGCGCTCATCGTAATATCCACCCTGAATTGAGCGACCCGGTACAGCGCCTGGCTATCGCAATGGAGCCGGGAACATACGTTCGCCCCCACCGCCATCCGCACACTTTTGAACTACTCACACCCCTTAGCGGACGCTTTTTGGTGTTGAATTTTGATGACAACGGTACTGTGACTCATCGCGTCGTATTAGGCGAGGAGTGCAAGGTGGTGGAGATGGACGCTGGCACCTGGCATGCCGTACTGTCGATGGATAAAGGTGGCGTCATCTTTGAGGTGAAACACGGGGGGTATCAGCCTGTAACTGAGCAAGATTCTGCAGCATGGGCTCCCGCTGAAGGCGAGCCAGGAACGGCTGAACTGATGAAATGGTACTGTCAGACGCAGGTGGGTGAAGGCGGTTTTACCC